TGCTTCTCCCGCCAGTCAGTCGGCCGGGAACCAGGCGTCCAAGACCTGTAGCACGCCGTCGTCGTCATTGGCGGGCGCAGTGAAGCGGGCGCCCCGCCGGGCGGCCGGTGAAGCGTTACCCATGGCGATGCCGTAGCCGACGCCGGCCAGCATCTCCGTGTCATTGCCGGAGTCCCCGAAGGCGGCGGCCTGACCACGTGTGAGGCCCCAGTGGTCCAGCAGCACGTCCAGCCCGGAGGCCTTGTGCCGCCCGGGCACGATCAGGTCCACGCTGTCATGCCCGGACACCACCGGCACCATGGCTCCTTCCAGCGCCGCGGACAACCGGTCCAGGAAGACCTGCGTGAAGCCGCGCTTGTCCACTAGCGCGATCTTGGATACCCGGTGGCCGTTGATGTCGGCGGTGTGCGTGACGTACTGGTACTGCGGGTGGTAGAAGGTCAGTAGCTCCCGCATCTGCGGCGTCTCCGACTCGCGCAGGTAGGCGCCGTCCGGGCCGGAGGCGATGAAGGCGAGCCCGGCGTCCTCGTCGAGCACCGCCAGCACCCGGGCCAGCGCATCCATGGGCACGTGCGTCTCCAGCAGCCGGACACCATCGGCCAGCACGATCGCCCCGTTGTCGGACACCACGCCGTCGGGAGCCGGGCCCTCAGCGGCCGGGAAGAAGCCGAGCAACTGCGCCTCCTGATTGCCGGAGGCGACCACGAAGCGCACCCCGGCCTTGCTCATGCGGCGGCGCAGCGGCGCGAAGCGGCCCCGGTTGTAGGTGGACCCGGCGCGCAGGAAGGTGCCATCCATGTCCACCGCCACTACGCGCAGACCCGGCGGCCGGCAGGCCGGGGGAGCAGGCGGCGCCGCGGCGCCTTCCCTTTCCGGTGCTTGGCTCATCTCAGAGCTCCTCGATCAGGCCGAGGTGGGTGAAGGCCCTGGCCAGGCCGTCGTCCTCGACGTCGTCGGTCACCAGGTCGGCGGCCGCCTTCACCTCCGGGGCGGCATTCCCCATCGCCACGCCCACCCCGCAGTACTCCAGCATGCCCAGGTCCACCGCGCCATCCCCAAAAGCCACGGCCTCGGCGGGAGACACTCCCAGGTGGCGCAGCAGCACGTCTATGGCCTCCACCTTGTTGGCCGCGGGCAGGGCGACGTCTCCGAACAGGGCGTCGTGCCCGCGGCCGCCCCAGGTACCGACGAGCAGCCCGGGGAAGGCGTGCCGCGCGGCCTCGACATCCTGCGGGCCGGACAGCACGAAGCTGATCTTGTTGACGTCCTCGCGCATCAGCTGCTCGGTGAGTATTAGATCCGGCAGTGCGTCCGCCACCTCCAGCGACGCGGCGTCATCGCGCCCCCTGCCGGCGGCATAGGCACGAATCGCATCGCGAGCGGTATCGGGGAACGACCCCGGCGCGTACAGGCCCGAGTTCGACTCCAGGTAGAAGGTTAGCCCGCGCGCCCGCAGCCACGCCACGATCCGGGCGCAGTCGTCACGAGACAGGTGACGGTGCAGTAGCACCTCGCCGTCATCCTCCACGTAGGCGCCGTTGCCGCCGATCATGCCGTCCAAGCCGATGTTCCAGATGCGTGCAGGCACCTCCGCTCGGGAACGCCCGGTAGTCACATAGACGCGATGCCCGGTGGCCCGGGCCCGCCGGACCGCGCTGACGGCCGAGTCGGGCAGCACGTTCGTGTAGGTCACCAAGGTGCCGTCCACATCCATCAGGATGATGCGGGGCCGAGCCGATGCCGTGGCCGACGCGGGTGCGCGCCGTTCCGGCAGATCCGGCGGGGCGGGCGGAGAACTGGACACGGGTGACTCCTGGACGGTGTTGGCCCTGGCCGAACAGGCGCATGTGGCGAGCCGAGACAATGATCACAGCATAGGTGGCGACCCGGTGCCGGGCCAGGACCACGCAGGCCGGAAGCGATTCCACCGAGGTCGGTAGACGTTACCGCCGAGGTCGGTAGCAATAACCGCCGAGATCGGTTGATATGGCGAATGGGCTCCCGTCGGCCTGCCGGGCCATGCACCATCCGCACGCCCTTAGGGCACGCCACCAATCGTCAGGCCAACGCGCGGCACCACGTGGGGAGGCGCCGAAGGCCCGGGAGCCGGCCGCCGGGCCACCGCCCCGATGCTCCTGGCGATCTTCGCGGGTAGGAAAGCGATCGCATAATCTCCTGCCATGGCCGACCCGTCGACATACCGTCCCGCTCCCGGCGACATCCCTACCTCGCCGGGCGTGTATCGGTTCCTTGACGCCGAGGGGCGCGTCATCTACGTCGGCAAGGCCAAGAACCTGCGCGCCCGCCTGAGCAACTACTTCCAGGACCTGGCCGCTCTGCATCCGCGCACCCAGAGGATGGTGACCACGGCCTGCGCGGTGGAGTGGACGGTGGTGTCCACCGAGGTGGAGTCCCTGGCCCTGGAGTACTCCTGGATCAAGGAGTTCAACCCGCGCTTCAATGTCAAGTACAAGGATGACAAGTCCTACCCGTATCTTGCGGTCACCATGCAGGAGACCTATCCGCGGGCGCAGATCGTGCGCGGCGCCCGCCGCCCCGGCGTGCGGTACTTCGGGCCCTTCGTGCAGGTGTGGTCCATCCGGGAGACCCTTGACCAGCTGCTGCGCGTCTTCCCCATCCGCTCTTGCTCGGCGGGGGTGTTCAAGCGCGCCCACGCCTCCGGTCGCCCGTGCCTGCTGGGCTACATAGACAAGTGCTCCGCACCCTGCGTGGGACGCATCAGCCCCGCCGACCACCGGGCGTTGGCCGAGGACTTCTGCGCCTTCATGGCTGGCCGCACCGGTCCCTACCTGCGCGAGGTCGAGGCGCAGATGCGGGCTGCCGCCCAAGCGCTCGACTTCGAGAAGGCGGCCCGCCTGCGCGACGACGCCGAGGCTCTGCGCAAGGTCATTGAGCAGAACACGGTGGTGTTGCCTGAGGCCACCGACGCCGACGTGTTCGCCCTGACACGCGATGAGCTTACTGCCGCCGTGCAGGTCTTCCACGTGCGCGGCGGGCGGGTGCGCGGCCAGCGCGGCTGGGTTATAGACCTGGTGGAGGAGGCCACCGACGCTGAACTCATTGAGCGGCTCCTCCAGCAGGTCTACTCCGACCTGCTCGAACCCGCCGACGCCGCTCCTGTCGGCACAGACGTCGGCGCCCCCGAACGCTCCGGGCCCACCACCTCCCTAGGCGTGGGCGACCGGGCCCCCGCTGCGCCCCAGGAACGCACCGCCCCCGAGAATGGCAGCCGTACGGGCAGGCGCGAGCGGAGCGCAACCAGCGTCGACGATGTCACTCACACCGCCACCACCGCGGTGCCGCGGGAGATCCTGGTGCCCGCCCTGCCGTCCGATGCCGAGGCCGTGCGCGACTGGCTGACCGGTCTGCGCGGCGCCAGGGTGGAGCTGCGCGTGCCCCTGCGGGGGGACAAGGCCGCCCTAATGGACAACGTGCGCAAGAACGCCGAGGAGGCGCTGCGCCAGCACAAGACCCGCCGTGCCGGCGACCTCACCCAGCGCTCCCAGGCGCTGGAGGAACTGGCCGAGGCCCTGGACCTGCCGGAGGCCCCGCTGCGGGTGGAGTGCTACGACATCTCCCACACGCAGGGCAGCTACCAGGTCGGCTCCATGGTCGTCTTCGAGGACGGTGCCCCCAAGAAGTCCGACTACCGGCGCTTCGTTATCCGCGGTCGGGACGGATCCGGCGCCGCCGACGACACCGCCGCCATGCATGAGGTACTCACCCGTCGCTTCAAGCGGCTGCTGGCTGAGCGCAGCACCCCCGGTCCGGTGTCCGGCTCCGTACCGGCGAGTCTCGGCGGGCAGTACGTGGAGGATATGGCCGACGACGTCGTACCGGCGGCAGTCGACGGCGAGCCTGTGGGGACGGTGGTGGCCGCGGACAGCGCCGGCGTAACTCCCGCCTCCGGCCCCGTAGACCCCGACACCGGCCGCCCGCGCCGCTTCTCCTACACGCCCGGGCTCGTCGTCGTCGACGGCGGCCTGCCGCAGGTAAATGCCGCCCAGGCCGTGCTCGACGAACTCGGCGTGGAGGTGCCCCTAGTGGGCCTGGCCAAGCGCCTGGAGGAGGTGTGGGTGCCGGGTGAAGAGTTCCCAATAGTTCTGCCACGCACCTCACCCGCCCTATACCTGCTGCAGTACCTGCGCGACGAGTCCCACCGCTTCGCCATCACGCACCACCGTAAGAAGCGTTCGGCGGGAATGACCCGATCCGTGCTCGACTCGATCCCCGGGCTCGGCCCGGCCCGACAGGCGGCGTTGCTTAAGGAGTTCGGCTCGGTCAAGCGCCTGCGGGCCGCCACCCCCGAGCAGATCGCCGCCGTGAAGGGCATCGGCCCGACCCTGGCCGCAACCATTCAACGGCGGCTGGCCGATGGGGGAAGGGCTAGGACGGCCACCGGGGCGGAGGTGGACTCGGCGGAGTCGACGCCTGCTGCGGTGTCATCGGATCGATGACACAATCCAGCGGGTGGAGATCCTGCGGGTGTTCAACAACAATGTGATCCTGGCGCGCGACGAGCTGGGGCGCGAAACGGTGCTGACCGGTCGCGGACTCGGCTTCCAATGCAAACCGGGTCAGGAGGTGGACACCTCCCGGGTGGCGCGACGCTACGTGCTGGCAGAGAATGCCGCAACCGTCGGTGAGGTGATGGCGGCGATTCCGCTGGAGCGGATAGCCCTGATCGAGCGTACTTTCCGCGCCGCCGCCAGGGAGCTGGGAACGGCGGTCCCATCCTCCACGATCGTGGCGGTGGTCGACCACGTCAACCAGGCCATGGAGCGGGCCGCCGCGGGCATAGTCATGGACTACCCGCTGCGCGCCGAGGCCGCCCACCTGCATCCGGAGGAGCTGCGGCTGGCCGAGCGCATGGTCGCCGAACTCAACCGCGCCCAGGCGATACAGCTGCCCGAGGGCGAGGCCGTTGCCCTGGCTCTGCACCTGTTCGCCGCCGCCGTAGGCGCTCCCTCAACCCGGGAGGCGGTGCGCCAGTCCAAGCTGATCGGGCAGGTGATGGATATTCTCAAGGCCGCCTACGGGCAGGACTTCCGCGCCGAGTCGATCGACGCTGCCCGTTTCGCGGTGCATCTGCGTTACTTCCTGGTGCGTGCCCGCACCGGCGAGCAGCTGGTGGACGGCACCGGAAGCGTCATCGCCGAGTCCCTGCGCCTGCGGTATCCACAGGCCTACCGGGTGGCGGTGCGGGTCAAAGAGCTGTTGGAGATGCGCCTGGGAATCACGGTTCAGGAGGATGAGACCGCTTACCTGACCATGCATGTGGCGCGCCTGGAGCTCGGCCTTGACCGCACGCGCCCTCAGTCACATTAGTCACTGTGACCAAGGGCACCTCGTATTGCGCTGATGTGATGGCGCTGAGCTGTCCTATCCTGGGTTGCGAGGCCCGAACGGGGCCCAGGATTGTTACCCGCATGGGGCAAGACCTGAGACGACTCGCAGAGTTCTGCGCAGGCGTCTCGGGTCTTTTTTATTTCCCAACCTCTCGCGGGCAACCGAATCGAGGAGGATCGGCATGGCCAAAGTGGACTACGCGGCGCTGGCGTCGCAACTGCTGGACAAGGTCGGAGGTGAGGGCAATGTCCGCTCCATGACCCACTGCGCCACCCGCCTGCGCCTGGTCCTGGCCGAGGAGTCAAAGGCGGCGACGGCGCAGATCAAGCAAATGCCCGGCGTCGTCACCGTCGTTCAGGCCGGAGGCCAGTACCAGGTGGTGATCGGCAACGACGTACCGTTGCTGTACGAGGAACTGGGGCGCATTACCTCGCTGGGGGCGGGGACCGAGACCGCCGAGCAGCCCGCGGAGGAGGGAAACCTCTTCGACCGCTTCATCAAGTTGATCTCCGCGCTGATCAACCCGGTCCTGTGGACCCTGGCCGGCGCCGGCCTAATCAAAGCCACGTTGGCGCTGCTGACCACGCTGGAGTGGATGTCCGCCACCGGCACCACCTACACGATCCTCAATGCCGCCGGCGACTCCGTCTTCTACTTCCTGCCGGTGGTGCTGGCGATCTCCTCGGCGCGCCGCTTCAAAGCCAACGAGATTACGGCGGTGGCGATCGCCGGCGCCCTGGTCTACCCGGATATTGCGGCCCTGGCGGACGCCGACTCGGTGACCTTCATCGGCATCCCCGTGATCATGGCCTCCTACAGCTCATCCCTGCTGCCGATTATCTTCTCCACCTGGATCCAAGGCTACCTGGAGCGCTGGCTCAAGCGAGTGCTGCCCTCCACCATCCGCAACTTCGCGGTGCCGTTGCTGGTGCTCACGATTATGGTGCCGCTGGTGCTGATGACCATCGGTCCGGTGACCACCGCCCTGTCCGGCGGCATCTCCGGCGGTATTCAGGCCCTGTTCCGTGCCGCGCCCTGGGCCGCGGGTGCGGTTATGGGCGCCTTCTGGCAGGTGTTCGTCATGTTCGGCGTCCACTGGGGCTTTGTGCCCATCATGCTGGCCGACTATGACGACCCCGGCTATTCACTCATGGCGGCCCCACTGTTCGCCGCGGTCCTGGCACAGGCCGCCGCGATGCTCGCGGTAATGATCCGCACCCGTTCGGCGCAGATGCGGCAGGTTGCCGGTCCCGCCACGCTTTCGGCATTCCTCGCCGGCATCACCGAGCCCGGCATCTACGGCGTTAACCTGCCGCTGAAGCGCCCCTTCATCGCGGGCTGCATCGGCGGCGCCGTGGGCGGAGCGATTATCGCCATCGGCGGCGGCGCCTCCTCATCCTTCGTGTTCCCTTCCCTGATCGGCATCTCGGCCCTGCTGCAACAAGGCAATGTGCCGGTGACATTCATCGGCATCGGTGTGGCCGTAGTCATCGGTTTCGTACTGGCATTCGTGCTTGGTTTCAACGAGGCCGACGCCGCCGACTCCGGGGCCCAGGAGGCGCAAACCGAGCAGACGACGGCCTCCACGGAGCCCACCACCACCTTGGGCGCCCCAGTGGTCGGCCGGGCCATGCCGCTGGAGAAGGTCGCCGACCCCGTCTTCTCCTCCGGTGCGCTGGGCGGGGGTGTTGCCGTGCGCCCCAGCGGATCCGGGCGGATCACGGTGACCGCGCCCGCGGCCGGAACGCTGCTTACCGTCATGGACTCCGGGCACGCCTACGGCATCAAGACTGACGACGGTGTGGAACTGCTGGTACACGTCGGTCTGGACACGGTCCAGCTCGAGGGCAAGGGCTTTTCACCGAAGGTCACCGTGGGGCAGCGCGTCGCACGCGGCCAGGAGCTGGCCGAGGTCGACCTTGAGGTTGTGCGTGAGGGCGGATACGACCCCACCACCATCCTGGTAGTCACCAACACGGCGAGCCTGGCGGGCGTGGTCCCGGTGGTCGACGCCGATGTGGATGCCGACGTCGACGTCATCGAGATCGACCACTGACCGGGGCAGAATCGGCCCTGAGCCGGGATACGAACCTAGTCCACACTCTTAAGGAGAACCCACCCATGTCGACACCAACCACCCCCTCCGATTTCCCCGACGACTTCCTGTGGGGCGGCGCACTGGCCGCCAACCAGTACGAGGGCGCCTATGACGCCGACGGCAAGGGCCTGAGCGTCCAGGACGTCATGCCCCAGGGCATCGTCGGCCCCCGCACTAAGGCCCCCACCCCGGACAACCTCAAGCTGGAGGGCATCGACTTCTACCACCGCTATGCCGAGGACATCGCCCTGCTGGCGGAGATGGGCTTCAAGGTCTTCCGCTTCTCCATCGCCTGGTCTCGCATCTTCCCCAAGGGGGATGAGACCGAGCCCAACGAGGCCGGCCTGGCCTTTTACGACCGGGTA
This genomic stretch from Actinomyces qiguomingii harbors:
- a CDS encoding beta-glucoside-specific PTS transporter subunit IIABC, which produces MAKVDYAALASQLLDKVGGEGNVRSMTHCATRLRLVLAEESKAATAQIKQMPGVVTVVQAGGQYQVVIGNDVPLLYEELGRITSLGAGTETAEQPAEEGNLFDRFIKLISALINPVLWTLAGAGLIKATLALLTTLEWMSATGTTYTILNAAGDSVFYFLPVVLAISSARRFKANEITAVAIAGALVYPDIAALADADSVTFIGIPVIMASYSSSLLPIIFSTWIQGYLERWLKRVLPSTIRNFAVPLLVLTIMVPLVLMTIGPVTTALSGGISGGIQALFRAAPWAAGAVMGAFWQVFVMFGVHWGFVPIMLADYDDPGYSLMAAPLFAAVLAQAAAMLAVMIRTRSAQMRQVAGPATLSAFLAGITEPGIYGVNLPLKRPFIAGCIGGAVGGAIIAIGGGASSSFVFPSLIGISALLQQGNVPVTFIGIGVAVVIGFVLAFVLGFNEADAADSGAQEAQTEQTTASTEPTTTLGAPVVGRAMPLEKVADPVFSSGALGGGVAVRPSGSGRITVTAPAAGTLLTVMDSGHAYGIKTDDGVELLVHVGLDTVQLEGKGFSPKVTVGQRVARGQELAEVDLEVVREGGYDPTTILVVTNTASLAGVVPVVDADVDADVDVIEIDH
- a CDS encoding PRD domain-containing protein — protein: MEILRVFNNNVILARDELGRETVLTGRGLGFQCKPGQEVDTSRVARRYVLAENAATVGEVMAAIPLERIALIERTFRAAARELGTAVPSSTIVAVVDHVNQAMERAAAGIVMDYPLRAEAAHLHPEELRLAERMVAELNRAQAIQLPEGEAVALALHLFAAAVGAPSTREAVRQSKLIGQVMDILKAAYGQDFRAESIDAARFAVHLRYFLVRARTGEQLVDGTGSVIAESLRLRYPQAYRVAVRVKELLEMRLGITVQEDETAYLTMHVARLELGLDRTRPQSH
- a CDS encoding HAD family hydrolase — its product is MSSSPPAPPDLPERRAPASATASARPRIILMDVDGTLVTYTNVLPDSAVSAVRRARATGHRVYVTTGRSRAEVPARIWNIGLDGMIGGNGAYVEDDGEVLLHRHLSRDDCARIVAWLRARGLTFYLESNSGLYAPGSFPDTARDAIRAYAAGRGRDDAASLEVADALPDLILTEQLMREDVNKISFVLSGPQDVEAARHAFPGLLVGTWGGRGHDALFGDVALPAANKVEAIDVLLRHLGVSPAEAVAFGDGAVDLGMLEYCGVGVAMGNAAPEVKAAADLVTDDVEDDGLARAFTHLGLIEEL
- a CDS encoding Cof-type HAD-IIB family hydrolase, coding for MSQAPEREGAAAPPAPPACRPPGLRVVAVDMDGTFLRAGSTYNRGRFAPLRRRMSKAGVRFVVASGNQEAQLLGFFPAAEGPAPDGVVSDNGAIVLADGVRLLETHVPMDALARVLAVLDEDAGLAFIASGPDGAYLRESETPQMRELLTFYHPQYQYVTHTADINGHRVSKIALVDKRGFTQVFLDRLSAALEGAMVPVVSGHDSVDLIVPGRHKASGLDVLLDHWGLTRGQAAAFGDSGNDTEMLAGVGYGIAMGNASPAARRGARFTAPANDDDGVLQVLDAWFPAD
- the uvrC gene encoding excinuclease ABC subunit UvrC; translated protein: MADPSTYRPAPGDIPTSPGVYRFLDAEGRVIYVGKAKNLRARLSNYFQDLAALHPRTQRMVTTACAVEWTVVSTEVESLALEYSWIKEFNPRFNVKYKDDKSYPYLAVTMQETYPRAQIVRGARRPGVRYFGPFVQVWSIRETLDQLLRVFPIRSCSAGVFKRAHASGRPCLLGYIDKCSAPCVGRISPADHRALAEDFCAFMAGRTGPYLREVEAQMRAAAQALDFEKAARLRDDAEALRKVIEQNTVVLPEATDADVFALTRDELTAAVQVFHVRGGRVRGQRGWVIDLVEEATDAELIERLLQQVYSDLLEPADAAPVGTDVGAPERSGPTTSLGVGDRAPAAPQERTAPENGSRTGRRERSATSVDDVTHTATTAVPREILVPALPSDAEAVRDWLTGLRGARVELRVPLRGDKAALMDNVRKNAEEALRQHKTRRAGDLTQRSQALEELAEALDLPEAPLRVECYDISHTQGSYQVGSMVVFEDGAPKKSDYRRFVIRGRDGSGAADDTAAMHEVLTRRFKRLLAERSTPGPVSGSVPASLGGQYVEDMADDVVPAAVDGEPVGTVVAADSAGVTPASGPVDPDTGRPRRFSYTPGLVVVDGGLPQVNAAQAVLDELGVEVPLVGLAKRLEEVWVPGEEFPIVLPRTSPALYLLQYLRDESHRFAITHHRKKRSAGMTRSVLDSIPGLGPARQAALLKEFGSVKRLRAATPEQIAAVKGIGPTLAATIQRRLADGGRARTATGAEVDSAESTPAAVSSDR